A region from the Sandaracinus amylolyticus genome encodes:
- the ltrA gene encoding group II intron reverse transcriptase/maturase produces the protein MSTNVVQNNATGGKGPWGSHVEEAGKREGMAGRTGPNDPGGRRPREEVRQLQRRLWVAAKRAPGRRFHALYDHIWRSDVLREAWKRVEANKGAAGVDGRTIAEVKQYGVERFLEELGDALRSKTYRPEVVLRRYIRKADGRKRPLGIPTVRDRVVQMAAKLVLEPIFEADFLPCSWGFRPKRGALGALETLRKLGAKGHHHVLDADIRDYFGSIDHDKLMKLVARRISDRRMLKLVRQWLEAGVMDGGVVTRNVAGTPQGGVISPLLSNIYLHVLDVTWMRRSAPPGTLVRYADDFVVMCKTKRECEEAERRIRVILGRLGLELHPDKTRRVELYDGKQGFDFLGHHLHKRMSGALWEKKGRRLYFLHRWPSARAMKRVRQRVKELTPRRRCHADLREVIADLNPVLRGWGNYFRTGNAAKKFNQLDSYVWRRLRDLRVERKGRHLKPGESSRWTREYFWSLGLHRLRGTVQYPERAFFREVA, from the coding sequence ATGTCGACGAACGTCGTGCAGAACAACGCGACGGGAGGGAAGGGTCCCTGGGGCAGTCACGTCGAGGAAGCAGGTAAGCGCGAGGGAATGGCCGGCAGGACCGGACCTAACGACCCCGGCGGCCGTAGGCCGCGCGAAGAAGTGCGACAACTGCAGAGGCGACTGTGGGTCGCGGCCAAGCGAGCACCTGGAAGACGTTTTCACGCTCTTTATGACCACATCTGGAGGAGTGACGTCCTTCGGGAAGCGTGGAAGCGAGTCGAGGCGAACAAGGGCGCGGCGGGCGTCGATGGCCGGACGATCGCCGAGGTGAAGCAGTACGGAGTCGAGCGCTTCCTCGAAGAGCTCGGCGACGCACTGCGGAGCAAGACGTACCGGCCCGAGGTGGTGCTGCGCCGGTACATCCGGAAGGCAGATGGAAGGAAGCGGCCGCTGGGGATTCCGACGGTCCGGGATCGAGTGGTCCAGATGGCGGCGAAGCTGGTGCTGGAGCCGATCTTCGAGGCGGACTTTCTTCCGTGCTCGTGGGGCTTCCGGCCGAAGCGGGGCGCGCTGGGTGCGCTGGAGACGCTGAGGAAGCTCGGCGCGAAGGGGCATCACCACGTGCTCGACGCCGACATCCGCGACTACTTCGGGAGCATCGACCACGACAAGCTGATGAAGCTCGTCGCTCGACGCATCTCGGATCGGCGGATGCTCAAGCTGGTGCGGCAGTGGCTCGAAGCGGGCGTGATGGACGGGGGCGTCGTGACTCGCAACGTCGCGGGAACGCCGCAGGGCGGAGTCATCTCTCCGCTGCTCTCGAACATCTACCTGCACGTGCTCGACGTGACGTGGATGCGCAGGAGCGCCCCGCCCGGGACGCTGGTGCGCTACGCGGATGACTTCGTCGTGATGTGCAAGACGAAGCGCGAGTGCGAAGAGGCAGAGAGGCGCATTCGAGTCATCCTCGGGCGCCTCGGTCTCGAGCTGCATCCGGACAAGACGAGGCGAGTCGAGCTCTACGATGGCAAGCAGGGCTTCGATTTTCTCGGACATCACCTGCACAAACGCATGAGCGGAGCGCTGTGGGAGAAGAAAGGCAGACGCCTCTATTTCCTGCATCGCTGGCCGTCCGCGCGCGCGATGAAGCGGGTGAGACAGCGCGTGAAGGAGCTGACCCCGAGGAGGCGGTGCCACGCGGATCTTCGCGAGGTGATCGCCGATCTCAACCCCGTGCTGCGGGGCTGGGGCAACTACTTCCGCACCGGAAATGCCGCCAAGAAATTCAACCAACTCGACAGCTACGTCTGGCGTCGGCTGCGGGACCTGCGCGTGGAGCGCAAGGGCCGGCATCTGAAGCCGGGGGAGTCGAGCAGGTGGACGCGCGAGTACTTCTGGAGCCTCGGACTTCATCGCCTGCGAGGGACCGTGCAGTACCCCGAGCGAGCCTTCTTCCGGGAGGTCGCGTAA
- a CDS encoding PaaI family thioesterase, producing MTTTNTHLGIDRRLCGEPVSLGEGTATVRFVASADMAADDRGLVHGGFVFGLADHAAMLAVNDPFVVLGSAETRFLAPVRVGEEVIATATRTEQKGKKHVLAVSVKVGEREVLSGTMTAFALDAHVLDR from the coding sequence ATGACGACGACCAACACGCACCTCGGGATCGATCGACGGCTCTGCGGAGAGCCGGTGTCGCTCGGCGAAGGCACCGCGACCGTTCGTTTCGTCGCGAGCGCGGACATGGCGGCCGACGATCGCGGGCTCGTGCACGGCGGGTTCGTGTTCGGCCTCGCCGATCACGCGGCGATGCTCGCGGTGAACGATCCCTTCGTGGTGCTCGGCAGCGCGGAGACGCGCTTCCTCGCGCCGGTGCGGGTGGGCGAGGAGGTGATCGCGACCGCGACGCGCACCGAGCAGAAGGGCAAGAAGCACGTGCTCGCGGTGAGCGTGAAGGTCGGCGAGCGCGAGGTGCTCTCGGGCACGATGACCGCGTTCGCGCTCGACGCGCACGTGCTCGATCGATGA
- the tsaA gene encoding tRNA (N6-threonylcarbamoyladenosine(37)-N6)-methyltransferase TrmO — protein MEPIAIAHTPYKERFGTPHQATTVRGTREGEPLEATIELLPHVPVEALRSLEGFERVWLIYVFHMNEGWSAMVRPPRGPRVKRGVLATRSPHRPNPIGLSAVRLLGVEGRTLRVHGLDLLDGTPVLDIKPYVPYADAFPESRAGWVDEVDAMEREQRDDDD, from the coding sequence ATGGAGCCGATCGCGATCGCGCACACGCCGTACAAGGAGCGCTTCGGCACGCCGCACCAGGCGACGACGGTGCGCGGCACGCGCGAGGGCGAGCCGCTCGAGGCGACGATCGAGCTCCTGCCGCACGTGCCGGTCGAGGCGCTGCGCTCGCTCGAGGGCTTCGAGCGGGTGTGGCTGATCTACGTGTTCCACATGAACGAAGGGTGGAGCGCGATGGTGCGGCCTCCGCGCGGACCGCGCGTCAAGCGCGGGGTGCTCGCGACGCGCTCGCCGCACCGGCCGAACCCGATCGGGCTGAGCGCGGTGCGACTGCTCGGCGTCGAGGGGCGCACGCTGCGCGTTCACGGTCTCGACCTGCTCGACGGGACGCCGGTGCTCGACATCAAGCCGTACGTTCCGTACGCGGACGCGTTCCCGGAGTCGCGCGCGGGCTGGGTCGACGAGGTCGACGCGATGGAGCGCGAGCAGCGCGACGACGACGACTGA
- a CDS encoding LysR family transcriptional regulator, which translates to MLERPIERHDDDTLFAMSILVRALAEGSLAAAARSLHLTPSAVSKRLARLEQQLGVPLVRRTTRSLAPTPAGARYAEHAERILAEVDRAAREARGEHREIRGLLRVSAPTLLGQELLAPHLATLLERHPALSIDLVLADRYVDLVAERVDVAIRIAPSLRSSGLVARKLGVYEPVLVASPRWLASVAPIREPRDLESRRCLDLAHSLDRGRWTLTVAGRAQVVRPQIALLSTHLGALHRAALAGAGVAALPVYLVAHDLERGALERVLPRASLPRRTVHVVHASGRAAPAKVRAFVDLVIEALGPALVPAHPRARAR; encoded by the coding sequence GTGCTGGAACGACCGATCGAGCGGCACGACGACGACACGCTCTTCGCGATGAGCATCCTGGTTCGCGCGCTCGCCGAGGGCTCGCTCGCCGCCGCGGCGCGCTCGCTCCACCTCACGCCGTCCGCGGTGAGCAAGCGCCTCGCGCGTCTCGAGCAGCAGCTCGGCGTGCCGCTGGTGCGGCGGACCACGCGGTCGCTCGCCCCGACGCCCGCCGGCGCGCGCTACGCCGAGCACGCCGAGCGCATCCTCGCCGAGGTCGATCGCGCGGCGCGCGAGGCCCGCGGCGAGCACCGCGAGATCCGCGGTCTGCTGCGCGTGAGCGCGCCGACGCTGCTCGGTCAGGAGCTGCTCGCGCCGCACCTCGCCACGCTCCTCGAGCGACACCCCGCGCTCTCGATCGATCTCGTGCTCGCCGATCGCTACGTCGATCTCGTCGCGGAGCGCGTGGACGTCGCGATCCGGATCGCGCCTTCGCTCCGCTCGAGCGGGCTCGTCGCGCGCAAGCTCGGCGTGTACGAGCCGGTGCTGGTCGCGAGCCCGCGCTGGCTCGCGTCGGTCGCGCCGATCCGCGAGCCGCGCGACCTCGAGTCGCGGCGCTGCCTCGATCTCGCGCACTCGCTCGATCGCGGCCGATGGACGCTCACCGTCGCCGGTCGCGCGCAGGTGGTGCGCCCGCAGATCGCGCTGCTCTCGACGCACCTCGGCGCGCTGCATCGCGCAGCGCTCGCCGGCGCCGGCGTCGCAGCGCTCCCGGTGTACCTCGTCGCGCACGATCTCGAGCGCGGCGCGCTCGAGCGTGTGCTCCCACGCGCGAGCCTTCCGCGCCGCACCGTGCACGTCGTTCACGCGAGCGGTCGTGCCGCGCCCGCGAAGGTGCGCGCGTTCGTCGATCTCGTCATCGAGGCGCTCGGCCCCGCGCTGGTGCCCGCACATCCGCGCGCTCGCGCGCGGTGA